The proteins below come from a single Chloroflexota bacterium genomic window:
- a CDS encoding DUF5348 domain-containing protein yields MNSYCIAYTTEGQVCRQPADYLDVRRGGMVCDEHRPADLILKNKYGRYEFDGHELTSGTPLEVLRGDRWEQGCVEFDWDREDYVILLALGGTMTMRPDLSVRLQCEEVLERR; encoded by the coding sequence ATGAACAGTTACTGCATTGCCTACACCACAGAAGGCCAGGTGTGCCGCCAGCCAGCCGACTATCTCGACGTACGCCGGGGTGGGATGGTGTGCGATGAGCATCGCCCGGCCGACTTGATTCTCAAGAACAAGTATGGCCGCTACGAGTTCGACGGGCATGAATTGACCAGCGGCACGCCGCTTGAAGTTCTGCGCGGCGACCGCTGGGAACAGGGTTGCGTTGAATTCGACTGGGATCGCGAAGACTATGTCATTCTGCTGGCGTTAGGCGGAACGATGACGATGCGGCCCGACCTGTCCGTGCGGTTGCAATGCGAGGAAGTGCTGGAGAGGAGGTAA